Part of the Pagrus major chromosome 9, Pma_NU_1.0 genome, ttctttctactagacCAGTGAGTAACAAAACCTACTCATTAATACAATACTTTTCATcgcactgagatcagggtgtCTAGATCAAATTGGGATacttatggttgttttttgctttggacattAGCATTATGCTAATGCTTACTTTGCaacagctgcaccaacagtTATACCACAGGGAAAACACTGGGAGGAGGGAAAGTCGAAAATGTGTCTATGTCTGCCTTCAATAGAAATCTGGAGAAAACGTAATTTGATAAAGTGAATTCTTCTGAAAGCATGAGCAGGAATAAGTAGTGTATCTACAGTTTTTCACCTTCTGGTGCTCTCCGATGGCCTTGAAGCCAGGAGACTTCATGTGGTGTCCCCAGCAGCCCAACCAGTCGTGGCTTTCTACATGAACGACAGAACGACAAACAGGTTTTGATCATCGTGAACAAATTTCACaatgcatttacatttcagcTTGTGCAAACTATCACATCCATTTACAGCGACATTATTCATAACATCAGTCAGTCGTAAAGACTGTTTACCAGTTTGATGTTTAACAGATATCATTTGTACATCATGGTCATCTCTGTCTATGATTTAACAGTTTCTGAATTATGCTTATGTTATCTTGGCAGCAGCTCTCAccgacacacatacacacacacacacacacatacacttactCTTGGTGACTTTGAAGTGTGACCTGGCGATGGTGTGTTTGACAACATTTGGCGTGACGGTGCTCATCTTCCACTTTAACAGTCGTCTTTGTTCTGCAGGCAGCAGTTCCACTGCAGAGCACACAACACAAAAGCCGTATGTACTTTACAGCTATACTTTTCAATAATACCCAGTATACCCACACAGACAGAAGGCAAAATGCAAATATTGAATAGTTTACAGCACCTACTGAAGATAATTTACATGTTGGTATGAAATGTAAACTGTGCAATCAAATAATTAGTTTAATAAAACAATCACAAATGTTCTTTCTACTGAACTCCACCTGAACGAATCACTGCACAGAAGAGAGTGCATCACTATTGAGCTAGCTAACAGTACAACTCAGCAgaggaggacgccattaatgtttacatctgtCTCAAGCATGGGCCTCTTGTTCGTGAGTGAAAGCTCTCTTCCTTCTACTCAGTGTTTCAGTTGGCGGGGCTGGTTAAGTAGAaggaaaatagttcctacatgaaattGCTCACAACAagatctgtggattatcttgagttaAAAGCCTTCTCACATCAAGCACATGTTTTCATCAGAAAAATttgcacagaaataaaaaaataaaaaaatagaagatTTTATGGGTCGTTATTAACGTATGCACACCGCTGCAGAACATTCTAGTCGGGGAATAAAATACTGGGACAGATTTCCGCCTGTGGCAATATAAGTTTAACCAATGGAAACCCTTGTTTCAGCTGATGTCCACACACAGCTAGGATACAATGAGGATGGTAATATAGCTGATATTCACATGATTATGTTATATGTTAGTCACAGAAAGGGGCTTTTGGGGTCCAGGGGTAACTTACTGGACCTCGTTCATAAAACAAATCTGGTTGTGAAGTGTAGTTATTAACATCTACACAAAGGGGAGCAGGAACGAACATGGAACAGGGCACCGCGGATAATTCGCACTGGACCTGGTGTGCGTAGTTGTCATTAATGACATTAATGGAGATTATCTATTACCAAGAGATATCTCAATGGCTGACATCTCCAAAACTTTGCaattcacaccaaaacaacagcTACgagggaaaatatgtatttttgattttagggtaaactgttcctttaaaagagGTAAAGCTAGCTTAAAgtcaactgtcactgtgttgaGCTGTGTGGTGATTTTTGAAGCTGACTAACAGCTTTGATAACAGACATCCCTTCATTCTGTTCATCagtctcacactcacactctcctGTAACACTCTTATACTCTTAAATATTTTTGTCTGCTTGGGCTTGCCATCTTTTCTATATATGCTGTCAATGAAACtagtaaactgtgattttgttgttttgttctgtacatgcgacatctactGCATGTCAGTCAGTGctgggagagggatcctccCTTGTGGCTCTTCCTGGCgtttcttccattttattttctctgtaaatagtttttttttaatatggccagtttttcctcacttgaatcgagggtttaaggacagaggatgtcgttcactgtatAGATTATAAAACCCACTGAGGCAacttgattgtgattttgggctatatgaataaaattgatttgatttgatctgattTGATCTTCTTCGTTCTTCTAACGTGACGACGTGGTGATGGTTACAATCAGGATGTAAAATTAACTTTTCTTTCCACTGGCCAAATGCCTAGTGGATGTTCAAATTTTACCAGCATGTAGCTCATGGCCGGTGCTTATTTTGAGCTCTGATTGCTTAAAACTGGCAGGTCAGCTCTCTAAAACTGGGTTAACAACTGTTAGAGCTACTATCTGTTTCACACAACAGAACACATGAGACAAGCGTGTCCTGACCTTTCTCACTGGCGGTGCTGAAGTAGAGTGTTGGAGGGATGAGGGGGAACAAACTGGGAACCAAAGCTGGTCTCTCCTCTCGATCATCTTCAGCCCCCAATGACATCGGCTCCTCAACACTGAGAGGAAGTGAAGACACATCAGTGATTAGTGGACATCCAAACACATGCCGCCACATCAACGTACCAACAGTACTGTACAGAGCGACATTAAACAAcacatatttactttttatgtGTTGCAAACCAGTGAATTCTGCCTAGAATGactgttcagtgtttgtttctgctaAAGACCGTCTGTCTTTGGCAGACACGGCTCTTCTTAGCTGTTACTATTAAACGAGCAAAATGCAGTctcacaacaaaatgaaaaagtaatgCAGCTAGAGTTATGGTCACCCACTTCCAACTAACGGAAGTTGGCATCGAGTCACCACTGTGGTTTGTAACAAAAGTCGATCCTGGGCTGGATGGGGGATCATTTGCACCAAGCACTCGTAACACGATGCTTCTGTGAATTTGACCTCACACAGAGAGTACAAGCACAGTTTGACACTGTCCagtaatttaaacatttacagatTCCTGAGCTTTTTCGAAATGAACACCATTGATcacatcagagaaaaaaagaagaaaataatgagaatTCACACTCAAAATAAAACCCACTCACATGACAGTCATATAGAAAGGAAGGAGAGACGGATAAACCGATGGATGAAGGAACAGGTGATGGTGCTATCCTCTTTCAAATATTTCTTCCTTGATAAAATCCCTCCACCACAGACAGGTATACAATGGCATTAGACTAGGCTAACTTAACACTATACGATACATACAGGAGCTATAGCATTCAGGAAAGGTGGGGGTGGGCTGGGGTGGGGGTGTAAatgaacacataaacaaatcagctggttgtgggaaaaaaaggtgaCAATAGCGCTCCCTATCCAGGCTGTTTTAGCAAAGAATCAGCTGCCAGTCTTTGGTAGGGAGTTCTACTGTTGAGGCCATCACAGTGGAGAACAATATGAAGCACAATGCAGCGGACCTTTCCACCATGCTCTGCTGCTTtcagcctctttcaacaatgcagtgagagagaatgaaagagagacaaagagtcCACAGGATCTCATGGATATATATGTTTTAAGCCATTTCAGGAGACCAATCAGAAACAAGGATAGTATGTTGGGCGGTCCAAGGAAAGCATGGTGGCATTTTGAACTGGACTGTAAGATGCTCAAATTAAGAAGTTGTCTAGGACGCAGGTTCATGTTGTCTTTTCAGGCTCATAAATGGCCTTAACATCAAAAGtatgtcttttaaattgacaaaaatTTTAACTGATTATTATTTACTCAAGAGTGACTCCCACATTTCAGCGGGCACGTCTGCGTCGCAACCATTCTGGACAGTGCTTGTGGTCCCACCAGCTGCGCCACGGCACGCAGAAGTGTCCCAGACGCGGTTCTCTGCCCACACCGAGTCTATTTTTGACATATACGGACAGAAGCCAcgtcaagctgcacagagcttCAGGtggattttcaaaacaaaacaccccGAGCAGACTCGTGACCTACAGCACAACAACGGCGgaatattaacaaaaaacacaattaaaatagacaaaaacaaaacgattTAACTATGAAGCCCATTCAACCACAGCAGCAGTACAGACatcaaggaaaaaaataaacacagtctgagCAAGTCAACGATTTCAGGCAGGCATAACGCTCTGCATCTGAACCGCTCCCAGTGGTTCTCTCcaaaaaccatgtcagacaAACATCAGAGAATTTTTATGAAAACCTTCAAAGCCCCTGAACAGAAGAATTAACTTTTGTGTGGTTACAGAGTCTTACCCAGAAAGCAGAGCGATGGATGCTGTGGATGAGGACGAACAGTCTGAATCATCTAAAGACAACAGAGGACAACCAAAATCAGTCTACATCATTAAAGAACAAAATGACCGGCTGACTAAAGGCAGCTGAGAATGATGACGGTACATTTTTGGTAcagtcggtgtgtgtgtgtgtattttaacaTCTTACTGTCGTCACTACAGGCATTTTCCAGCTCATCAGGTAGCTCCTCCTCAACTCCATCCACCTGCATAACACACTCCTGGCTGAAACCATGAAGCCAAATATTCAGGGTGAGatttaaaagagcaaaaagaagaccaaagagaaagaaagagaaaagacgaACTGCAGAGAAGCAGAAGAGCAATTAACCATCGCTCACCCAGACAGCTGATTCTCTCCAGCCACACATTCTTCTATAGGGGAGGGTGAGGAAGGGAATGGAGATGAAGATCCCTGCCTGGTAAGGTGGATTGTGGAGATCTGAGTGGTCACGGAGCCCACCAAGGCTCCTGAAGGACAGGAGGCCACATCTACGAGGGAAAGAACCGTCATTTATCGAGAGTTTGTAATGGTTTCATCCTAGCTACTACGAAACTTATTTAGATTTTAACACTCTGATTTCACTCACTGACCGACTGATTTGAATGACAGTGACCAAACAACCAAGTAGCACAGAATCAGCTTCAAATTGAGCTAAATCCTAACTGGTGAAGAGAAGACATCACCTGCCGACAGAGTCCCGCCCACTTCAAACCAGCAGGAAGcgcacaaagaaaaaagataaaaaactgAACTCTCTCAGGTGAAATAACCCAAACTGTTCAACCTTTAGTAGGAAGTACTCATGTATGATCCCATTTGTCATGGTaggaaactgacaaaaaaagaagaaaaaggcaTCGTTACACATTGTTTAAAGGTGTTGCAGAGAAGGAAATTACTTCCTTTCTCCTGAGCACACACTAAAGTGAGATGTGGTGTCCTTATCTGCTAGATAACTGCTGCTGTCTacacatgtctgtctgtctgctgatgaaaacataacccaAATTTCTTAAAGCCCCActgtattttagtatttttatattttccaagtcatttcctgacaatgttgatgagccacaATGTAAAAAATTAAGCTGCTGCTGATCATTCTCCAATCTCGGCTTATATGGTGTTACAGGTctgaccatgaataaactctgcagctcaaTACAAACAATACAGAAGATAAACTTATGTTTGAATGAGAGCTATCGCTGTCCTGAGCCTCTTTGTTTCCCTGTTATAGCCAGCTTGTGTtcatcagcagacagacagacatgtgtAGACAGCAGCATGTTATCTAGCAGATAAGGACACCACATCTCACTTTCGTGTGTGCTCAGGAGAAAGTTGTAATTTATGCAGTTTCCTTCTCTGCAGCACAACCACTTTTGCAgagctactttttttttaagctgtaaACGATGTGTAACGAtgcctttttcttctttttttgtacaCGCAGAACAGACCAATAGGAGACCAAGAGGAGATATTTGCTGAATATGACAAAAATAGTTTATTGGATTAGAACTGCTGCTCCTTTGAGGTGTCATTGCTTTGGCGTCTGATCTTCAGCTCAGTATTACATTTTTGCCATCCATGGTATGTAACTGATCATTCAGATTACCTGTGATGTCATCCAGCAGTGTGGGCTGCTTCTCCTGGGTGGCACTGACACTGGCACTGAACACACTTGGCGTGGGGCCGTTTGGCGAGGGACTGGCTACTGGAGGACCGCTTCTTCTGCATGTGGACAAGGTGTTTTTTTCTAGTGGACACTGAATTGGCTTATTTAGGTCTGGGGATGCTGTCGTATGGGGCCTGCGGTTCGTAGTTGCTACCACCACTGCTGGGGGACCACCTCTGACCAGCAGCTGATTGTTTAAAGCAGTAGTTGTTGTGCAGctgttgtgtgtctgactgCATTTTGTTGCCAGTTTAGCTGAATGGCTCCTccttgtagttgttgttgtttctcttgtTGTGCTTCTTATCTCTACTTTTGTGCTGTCACAGCTGGAGGCATCCTTTCCCCCTGCTGCCCCCTGATGTTCACAAAGAGTAAGGCATTGAGGAGGCACTGATGGCAGAGAGGAACAGTCTGCAATTTCAAGCTGAGAAGACAAAACGAGCAAAGGTCAGATATGGAGGAGGCAGTAAGTGGACAACATTTAAAAGACTCTGGAACACCAACATCATCAGTAATTATAAGGCCTGGTAATGCACTATTTAGACAGCTTCAGCTCGATGGTACTGATATAAATGAGAAAGCTAAGTTTTTCAGCATGGGTATGTGTGTGCAACAACTCCACAGCATTCAGTAAAATCAATggtctgttgatctttacaaatccatcCAGATGTGTCTAACAATGGCATAGccgtcagtgctgaaaaaaaaaaaagtttaaattgaaCAGAATCGTTACCTTAAAATCGAGGTAAAATCGTTACCTGCGTGGTGAAGATTGAAAGCTcatctctgtctttatttttttattatttttaatcgAAATTGTGACACTCCTGGTTCTACATGAACAGCAGGAGCTCCACAAATCGCCCTCAAGCAGCCAAATgtctgtcatttctttttcttttctacattCTTATGTATGAATCTAAGCCCCACTGAGGcaaatatttgtcttttaattaatatatatatactgtaaaataacaacaaacacaaaaaacaatcttCCTCGGAACGGATTCCTCCAACtagctctttgttttttttttatgggagCTGTGACCAGGATGCATACAAGTTGAAGGTAGATGTAATGTAATGGTGACACATGAAACCTAGTTTAGCATTTCTATACTGCAATTTCTTGCTAACCGGGTGTCTATTTTCTCAGCCTCGCCCACTGATTCATCAGTCTAGCTCTGTATGAGACCATCATTTTTCACTGTATTGTCTCCAAATCGCTTTGACTTTTCGATTTTAAGGTAACCATTTGATTCaattgaaacattttctttttttcagcactgatggCTATGCCACTGTTTGACACATCTGgatggatttgtaaagatcaacagatcattgatTTTACTGCTGACAACTATTTACTTTTTCAAATTCCTAATTCAAATGACTGGGGTATTTTACAacctggtggctttttgcaggttagggtCAGACAAGTCCAAATAATCTTCATCAAAAGTAAAGATTCCagagttaaacaaaaaaataccagCCTTCAGTGACTGAACGATAAACAACAAATGATGGCGTGGTGAAGATTGAAAGCtcatctctgtcttttttttaaaattattatttttaatcgAAATTGTGACCCTCATGAACAGCAGGAGCTCCACAAATCACCCTCAAACAGCCAAATGtctgtcatttctttctttttcttttcatcattatAGTCAATCTGTACTAAGACAAACACTGTGAGTATCTAATATTAACAGTTTAAAATCCAACTGTGTTGcatgaatgtcttttttttttcttgggaaAATGCTCTGCTGAGGCTTCCACATTGCGAGACATCAATACTCACCATCGATTTGTTAGTTTGCTGCAGGGAGGGCCGTCCTTTGAGGAACAGgtcttgatgacaaactgacaagAGAGCCTTCAATCCCAATGGTGCCTCACCAGTGGCAGCCTGATGTCTGCTCATTAGTAAACCGTTTCCATGTTCAGAGGTTTGGAGCAACAAACCTTTCTGCACAGTGCCAGTCAGCAGGCCATTAAATCCAGTCTGGCATTCATTCTTGGCAATGGAGGAAGGGGCACTGGTCTCTGTGAGGATGCTACCAGCCTGCTTCAGCCCTGCTGCCAGTACCTGGTTCGGGATTTGAGTCCCATTAACTGTTTGTGGCAGGTTTGGAGACCCATCTGGCACAGCAGTGAATTGGCTTTGGGTGTTGGTTTTATTTCCGTCCCCATTTTCCGCAGATGGGGCCACTGTTGTCTGCCTTAAGGGGGATAAGGATGAGGCAACATTAGAGGAGGGAGGTTTGGCTTGGTCCTTTCTCCTGGATAGCTCTAGAGAAGTCTGACTAAAAGGCACTTTAGTGGCCGCAACGCTCTTGGCATGTGTACTGACAGAGGTTGTAGTGGTGGGACTATCTGCGTTGGAGCCAGTCCGAAGCTTCCCCCCACCCCAGGGGGAGGACTGGTTGGTGGGCATGGCACCACCCAACGAAGAAGTGGTTACTTCCAAAGGACAGAGGTCTTGGGTGGAGATCGACAGGCAGGGTAGTAGTTAACAGCTGAGACAAACCAAAGcctgaggtggaggagggttCCCCTGTTTGTCTTTGTAGATCCCCTCTCGACAAGTAGTTTTGTCTAGGAATGATTTCTGAGATGTCAGCTCCAGTTGAACAGAGTTGAAAATGTTATGTTGGTCAAAGTAGGTTGACTACAAGTTCTTGATGAATCCTGAACAACAGTAAACATAACTGCCGTCAAAGCTGCAGTGACAGCAGTGAGACAATTGAACCTAGCATCTGTCAGAGTGGACAGTGTTAGCGGGTAGCTATACAGACTTATAAGCCCTCACGCGAGGCTCAGACAAGCAGGCACATGAGGCTTTCTTCCTGAGGAAAAGTGGTCCACACGCTAACAGTCACGCCTGGAGTTTGATATGACACGGAGGCCAAGTCGAGGTGTCTTGAGGCTGATGGAGACTGgttctcttccttcttctcaaCAACACGGGATGAAATCACGCCAAGGTATCAGGTCTTGGAGGAGGAAGTGGTGTCCGTGGAGTTCTCATTCCTTCCTCAGTTGACTCACGGGAGGCGATAAACCAACAGACTTCACCTCTGAAActacagaagaggaggagcagagtcAGTCTCAGAGAAAACTGATTTCTGACAGTACAGTGACCACCAGCTGTTTGGAAACAGTCATGTCATCATTTGAGAGGCAGATCAAGGATGTAGTCTAATTAAACAACCGTCACTACTGTGCTACCACAGGGGAAACATGGACGATAATGCTAAAATCACACTTTGGCTGTTTATTAACTAGTTTGAAGCCCCCTTTCAACAATAGCTACTCACTCGAACTACACTAGAAAGGTTGATGTTGTGATGCTTCAGTGTGTTTAGTTTTGTGATACACATCCATCCAGCCCAACAGGGAACAGATGTAAGTCCTACAGTGTGTGTAGTATTGTAA contains:
- the ttll4 gene encoding tubulin monoglutamylase TTLL4 produces the protein MPTNQSSPWGGGKLRTGSNADSPTTTTSVSTHAKSVAATKVPFSQTSLELSRRKDQAKPPSSNVASSLSPLRQTTVAPSAENGDGNKTNTQSQFTAVPDGSPNLPQTVNGTQIPNQVLAAGLKQAGSILTETSAPSSIAKNECQTGFNGLLTGTVQKGLLLQTSEHGNGLLMSRHQAATGEAPLGLKALLSVCHQDLFLKGRPSLQQTNKSMLEIADCSSLPSVPPQCLTLCEHQGAAGGKDASSCDSTKVEIRSTTRETTTTTRRSHSAKLATKCSQTHNSCTTTTALNNQLLVRGGPPAVVVATTNRRPHTTASPDLNKPIQCPLEKNTLSTCRRSGPPVASPSPNGPTPSVFSASVSATQEKQPTLLDDITDVASCPSGALVGSVTTQISTIHLTRQGSSSPFPSSPSPIEECVAGENQLSGQECVMQVDGVEEELPDELENACSDDNDSDCSSSSTASIALLSGVEEPMSLGAEDDREERPALVPSLFPLIPPTLYFSTASEKVELLPAEQRRLLKWKMSTVTPNVVKHTIARSHFKVTKKSHDWLGCWGHHMKSPGFKAIGEHQKLNHFPGTFQIGRKDRLWRNLSKMQSRFGKQEFSFFPRTFVLPQDIKLLRKAWEDSGSRQKWIIKPPASARGIGIQVIHKWSQMPRKRPLLVQKYLHKPYLISGNKFDLRIYVYVTSYDPLRIYIFSDGLVRFASCKYSSSMKTLSNKFMHLTNYSVNKKNSEYQTNSDDKACQGHKWALKALWQYLGVRGVNTTLIWEKIKDIVIKTIIASEPYVNSLLKMNVKTPYSCHELFGFDIMLDENLKPWILEVNISPSLHSNTALDVSIKGQMIRDLLNLAGFRIPQREDVIAPCSSASSSTSSLCGGNRERTKPDLSADEKVKRAFYLTQRYADKDFLSTVLDILTPEDVRMLAESEDELTRLGQFERIFPSPSSSRYLRFFECSRYLNILLDQWEQKHWNNRTKGISLLTSLCQKGVHLGTSDPAHMWSKCNYISKFEAHRKDLVSPSRSRVVVSLQHRSHHDNDDGSDREVASVSSLPVSPSPGSSVTSSACTSPQPSLSQSLLPQQFASL